One stretch of Lacimicrobium alkaliphilum DNA includes these proteins:
- a CDS encoding tellurite resistance TerB family protein, which yields MNTRGLLDQLMKSGDQLLGQVKNQKNAASGKGQGGGLSDLMSGFGGGAVTGGALGLLLGSKKGRKLGGKVLTYGGLAALGVVAYKAYSSYQKKQNMAAAEPQTIDRLPDAQAEQHALAILRALIGAAKSDGHIDERERQLINEEMAKLDNQQDTRQWLQQELAKPLDPAEVAGAASTPEVAAEMYLASLLVVDEQNYMERSYLQELARQMRLDPALQQELDAQASQALNRAG from the coding sequence ATGAATACCAGAGGGTTACTCGATCAGTTAATGAAATCCGGTGATCAGTTGCTGGGGCAGGTGAAAAATCAAAAAAACGCTGCCAGCGGCAAAGGGCAGGGAGGCGGCTTATCGGACCTGATGTCCGGTTTTGGTGGCGGTGCGGTAACCGGTGGTGCTTTAGGGCTGCTGTTAGGTAGCAAAAAAGGGCGTAAGCTTGGCGGCAAGGTACTGACCTATGGCGGCCTGGCTGCACTGGGCGTAGTGGCTTACAAGGCTTATTCAAGCTATCAGAAAAAACAGAATATGGCCGCAGCCGAGCCGCAAACCATTGACCGGTTGCCCGATGCCCAGGCCGAACAACATGCTCTGGCCATTTTGCGGGCATTAATCGGTGCTGCTAAATCAGATGGACATATCGATGAACGGGAGCGGCAACTGATTAATGAAGAAATGGCCAAACTGGACAATCAGCAGGACACCCGCCAGTGGTTGCAGCAGGAACTGGCTAAACCCCTCGACCCGGCTGAGGTGGCTGGTGCTGCCAGTACCCCGGAGGTCGCTGCCGAGATGTATCTGGCCAGTTTGCTGGTTGTGGATGAACAGAATTATATGGAGCGCTCTTACCTGCAGGAACTGGCACGGCAAATGCGACTGGATCCGGCGCTGCAACAGGAACTGGATGCTCAGGCCAGCCAGGCGCTTAATCGGGCCGGGTGA
- a CDS encoding threonine/serine ThrE exporter family protein: MDKAEFVQIRKFIVKLGKMLHKYGTPAFRQEAHLTEVATYLGVHASFISTPTSMTFVIWSDKHEDEYTHAARVQPGDLDLGSLARTDELVTQLLEGKLSLSEADRLLDEINALPNPYGKLITGTAFCLSTGAFAMLLGSSWNDVLWSAAIGLVVYLWVLWAAKSKRVTHMLEPVVALVSGLLACAISNYVDASINIRLVVLSSIIVFIPGLALALGLAELSARHLVSGTARVMDALMMLFKLYFGAFLGISLGFGLFGQSEFIAPEPLPRWTAWFAIMLLCTALVVLFRIRIRHAPWALLSGFIAYGTSILSAPYLAFGLATFAGAFAVGVYSNLFTRFANAPASIVIMQGLIVLVPGSKTYIGLNSFVEGQDFVKAEHVGQETFLIFMSLVAGLIFANAVMPTKKAL, translated from the coding sequence GTGGATAAGGCAGAATTCGTACAGATCCGTAAATTTATCGTCAAACTTGGCAAGATGCTACACAAGTACGGCACCCCTGCGTTTCGTCAGGAAGCCCATCTGACAGAAGTGGCCACCTATCTGGGTGTGCATGCCTCTTTTATCTCCACCCCCACTTCCATGACTTTTGTGATCTGGAGCGATAAGCACGAGGACGAATACACCCATGCCGCACGGGTTCAGCCCGGCGACCTGGATCTTGGCTCTCTGGCCCGTACCGATGAGCTGGTCACTCAGTTACTGGAAGGCAAACTAAGCCTGAGTGAAGCAGACCGGCTGCTGGATGAAATCAATGCCCTGCCTAACCCTTATGGCAAGCTGATCACCGGTACCGCATTTTGCCTCTCCACCGGCGCCTTTGCCATGTTGTTGGGTTCAAGCTGGAACGATGTGCTCTGGTCGGCCGCTATTGGCCTGGTGGTGTACCTGTGGGTGCTGTGGGCGGCAAAGTCCAAACGGGTCACCCATATGCTGGAGCCTGTGGTAGCGCTGGTATCCGGGCTGCTGGCCTGTGCCATCAGCAATTATGTGGATGCCAGTATTAATATCCGCCTGGTGGTGTTGTCGTCGATTATTGTGTTTATTCCGGGTCTGGCGCTGGCTCTTGGACTGGCCGAGTTGTCTGCCCGGCACCTGGTTTCGGGTACAGCGCGGGTGATGGATGCCCTGATGATGCTGTTTAAGCTCTATTTCGGGGCGTTTCTGGGGATTTCCTTAGGCTTTGGACTGTTTGGTCAGAGTGAATTTATTGCACCTGAACCCTTGCCAAGATGGACAGCCTGGTTTGCCATTATGCTGCTTTGCACGGCATTGGTGGTGCTGTTCAGAATTCGCATCAGGCATGCTCCCTGGGCCTTGTTATCGGGCTTTATTGCCTATGGTACCAGTATCCTCAGCGCTCCCTATCTGGCCTTTGGGCTGGCCACCTTTGCCGGTGCCTTCGCGGTAGGTGTTTATTCAAATCTGTTTACCCGATTTGCCAATGCCCCGGCCAGCATAGTGATCATGCAGGGCCTGATCGTACTGGTGCCCGGCTCCAAAACTTATATAGGTCTGAATTCCTTTGTCGAAGGGCAGGATTTTGTCAAAGCTGAGCATGTGGGTCAGGAAACCTTTCTGATTTTTATGTCGCTGGTTGCAGGATTAATTTTTGCCAATGCAGTCATGCCGACAAAAAAGGCGTTATAA
- a CDS encoding DUF6942 family protein: MAHYGINGLGDHNARFRVYIGNRPDHEFGKAGIVALTQEDILRIGQHCGNGWRKVFNVYAKLAFTLPPSFGFKRNFRSWQQYRDNSLLQQGSNTALLFTPPDLTNRPDCVHIVMGRTYAKSLDLGEGLRWINPEFAVDHTKRLIVCPYFDYRQLSNIKILFLSDLIERTFFELFIQRSIG, from the coding sequence ATGGCGCATTATGGTATTAACGGGCTGGGTGACCACAACGCCAGATTCAGGGTATATATTGGCAATCGCCCCGATCATGAATTCGGTAAAGCTGGAATTGTTGCTCTTACTCAGGAGGATATTCTGCGGATTGGTCAGCACTGTGGCAACGGCTGGCGTAAAGTGTTTAATGTTTATGCCAAGTTAGCTTTTACCCTGCCGCCGTCTTTCGGATTCAAACGGAACTTCAGAAGCTGGCAGCAATATCGGGATAACAGTTTACTGCAACAGGGCAGTAACACGGCACTGTTATTTACACCGCCTGATCTTACTAACCGTCCTGATTGCGTGCATATTGTTATGGGCCGCACTTATGCCAAATCCCTGGACCTGGGGGAGGGGCTCCGATGGATTAACCCGGAGTTTGCCGTCGACCATACAAAGCGACTGATCGTCTGTCCGTATTTTGATTACCGGCAACTTTCCAATATCAAAATTCTGTTTTTATCAGATTTGATAGAGCGTACTTTCTTTGAGTTGTTCATACAGCGCTCCATTGGCTGA
- a CDS encoding DUF6265 family protein, translated as MKTTFFLPGLLILTLSVSSKAQTLEDLNWMSGYWVSSEGGATLEELWMPASGGMMVGLNRSVYANGRSAFEYLRIAESDSSIVYLASPGGSVPVPFILKEVTDSKAVFENLEHDFPQRIIYSVSGDQLTARIEDESGAKGQQWIWRKANFKP; from the coding sequence ATGAAAACAACCTTTTTCTTACCCGGTTTACTGATACTCACGCTGTCAGTAAGCTCGAAAGCACAAACCCTTGAAGACCTGAACTGGATGTCGGGCTACTGGGTTTCTTCTGAGGGCGGAGCCACGCTTGAAGAACTCTGGATGCCTGCTTCAGGCGGTATGATGGTGGGGCTTAACCGAAGTGTTTATGCCAATGGCCGCTCCGCTTTCGAGTACCTGCGGATTGCAGAATCTGATTCATCCATTGTTTACCTGGCCAGCCCCGGAGGATCAGTTCCTGTGCCCTTTATACTTAAAGAAGTAACCGATTCTAAAGCAGTGTTTGAAAACCTTGAGCACGATTTTCCTCAAAGGATAATTTATTCTGTGTCTGGCGACCAGTTAACGGCCCGGATAGAAGATGAAAGCGGCGCAAAAGGGCAGCAATGGATCTGGAGAAAAGCCAATTTTAAACCCTGA